One Campylobacter concisus DNA segment encodes these proteins:
- a CDS encoding CinA family protein: MRQSILIIGEDLEINREFLNYIFQSYEDHFGELGVVSFAPKNSKELPFIIENLSKDYDFVSIFGSDENFAIAAKIVATLTGGSLELKDSTTLALKDSLDYSKNSFLASLNNAQINLIKANPNEELGEFLTEYEPDFSYFHLIDIDADSAKILMLPLAKTYEVDITLAQILPNLILVRAKSNKFGQIESFLQGVKTLFSQKFIPQKDVIKFVAKKLMQKGLKISFAESCTAGLVAAKFARYGGISASFDGSLVTYANHIKHEWLGVEDEILDTYGAVSEPCVKAMIKGTLSTTNADFALAISGIAGPGGGTASKPVGTVYVAAGDRNGNIEVERLLLKGERNYIREQSVLSAYLCLLRLKSEIFFA, encoded by the coding sequence ATGAGACAAAGTATCTTGATAATAGGCGAAGATCTTGAGATAAATAGAGAATTTCTAAACTACATTTTTCAAAGTTACGAGGATCATTTTGGCGAGCTTGGAGTGGTCAGTTTTGCTCCAAAAAATAGCAAAGAGCTACCTTTTATCATCGAAAATTTATCAAAAGATTACGACTTTGTAAGCATTTTTGGCTCAGATGAAAATTTTGCCATCGCTGCAAAGATCGTAGCGACGCTAACTGGGGGCTCGCTCGAGCTAAAAGATAGCACGACTCTTGCACTTAAAGATAGCTTAGACTACTCTAAAAATAGCTTTCTAGCCAGCCTAAATAACGCTCAGATAAATCTCATAAAAGCTAATCCAAATGAAGAGCTAGGCGAGTTTTTAACCGAGTATGAGCCTGATTTTAGCTACTTTCATCTAATAGACATCGACGCAGATAGCGCGAAGATCCTTATGCTGCCACTTGCTAAAACTTATGAGGTCGATATCACTCTTGCGCAGATCCTGCCAAATTTAATACTAGTAAGGGCAAAAAGCAATAAATTTGGTCAGATCGAGAGCTTTTTACAAGGGGTAAAAACGCTATTTTCGCAAAAATTTATCCCACAAAAAGATGTGATCAAATTTGTAGCAAAAAAGCTCATGCAAAAGGGGCTTAAAATTTCATTTGCTGAGTCTTGCACGGCTGGGCTTGTGGCGGCTAAATTTGCAAGATATGGCGGCATCTCGGCTAGCTTTGATGGCTCCTTGGTAACTTATGCAAACCACATAAAGCACGAATGGCTGGGCGTTGAGGATGAAATTTTAGATACTTACGGAGCCGTGAGTGAGCCTTGCGTAAAAGCGATGATAAAGGGCACGCTAAGCACGACAAATGCGGACTTTGCACTTGCTATTAGCGGTATAGCTGGACCTGGTGGGGGCACAGCTAGCAAGCCAGTTGGCACGGTATATGTCGCAGCTGGTGATAGAAACGGCAACATCGAGGTTGAGAGGCTACTTTTAAAAGGGGAGCGCAACTACATTAGAGAGCAGAGCGTGCTAAGTGCCTATCTATGCCTACTTCGGCTAAAAAGCGAGATATTTTTCGCGTAA
- the ileS gene encoding isoleucine--tRNA ligase, translated as MDYKETLLLPETNFPMRGNLPQNEPQRLKSWYEERKVYEKMKKNRQNSVKNFNIHDGPPYANGHLHIGHALNKILKDIITKTHYFYGENVRYVPGWDCHGLPIEQQVEVKLGDKKKELSKVEIRELCRQHAREFIDIQRNEFKSLGIIGDFENPYMTMKFEFEADIYKALCEIAKKGLLVERSKPVYWSWAARSALAEAEVEYEEKEDYSIYVAFGLDSDALEKLGVKEASAVIWTTTPWTLPANQAISLNPDENYVLTAENLIFAKPLLESVVQSGLSKGEIKKEFKSSLLENAHAINPLNGRKSRFLLGDHVMMDGGTGLVHTAPGHGEDDYYVCLKYGFSEILMPVDDGGCYDESLKHHGLFRSDVVDEFVGMHIFKANEKILELLGKNLLSVSKFRHSYPFCWRTHKPVIYRATKQWFIAMDEAKLGGKTLRQTALKELEKVKFYPSVGIKRIGSMIENRPDWCISRQRDWGVPIAFFRDKATKEVIFDSEILDHIAGIFKEKGADAWWALSIDELLPKGSKYKAENLEKVMDILDVWFDSGSTWHAVLQSDNYDAGKYPASMYLEGSDQHRGWFQSSLLVSTAVNSHAPYESILTHGFTVDAKGEKMSKSKGNVIAPQDVAKTHGVEILRLWVGMSDYSSDLKISEDILKQISEQYRKIRNTIRFLLANVNDLESLNTEFNILDKWILARAKKVFDDASACFKNYDFSKGFNILLNFLSADLSGVYLDVCKDRLYCDAKDAPRRRSAQSAMAIITKALLPLIAPTLTYTVDEVMDYAPKIIKDDAKDAFDLVYEPIIFDLSFEDEILFASREKFNEIVDVLKKDKKIKSTLELSLETTNHSITGYDEREVADLYMVSSVRPYDDSEPLAEFELEGDKFKIIASNLHKCPRCWKFNASKEDALCPRCEEVISAK; from the coding sequence ATGGACTACAAAGAGACACTTTTACTCCCAGAGACAAATTTCCCGATGCGCGGAAATCTCCCACAAAATGAACCACAAAGACTAAAATCATGGTACGAAGAGCGTAAGGTTTATGAAAAAATGAAGAAAAATCGCCAAAATTCGGTTAAAAACTTCAACATCCACGACGGCCCTCCGTATGCAAACGGCCACCTTCACATCGGCCACGCGTTAAATAAAATTTTAAAAGATATCATTACAAAAACGCACTATTTTTACGGCGAAAACGTCCGCTACGTGCCAGGCTGGGACTGCCACGGCTTGCCTATCGAGCAGCAAGTAGAAGTAAAGCTTGGCGATAAGAAAAAAGAGCTTAGCAAGGTCGAGATCCGGGAGCTTTGCAGGCAGCACGCGAGAGAATTTATAGACATTCAAAGAAATGAATTTAAAAGCCTTGGCATCATCGGCGACTTTGAAAATCCATACATGACGATGAAATTTGAGTTTGAGGCTGACATCTACAAAGCGCTTTGCGAGATCGCTAAAAAGGGGCTTTTAGTAGAGAGAAGCAAGCCAGTTTATTGGAGCTGGGCGGCTAGATCAGCGCTAGCTGAAGCTGAGGTCGAGTACGAGGAAAAAGAGGACTATTCTATTTATGTAGCCTTTGGTCTTGACAGCGATGCGCTAGAGAAGCTTGGCGTAAAAGAGGCAAGCGCTGTCATATGGACGACCACACCTTGGACACTTCCAGCAAATCAAGCTATAAGCCTAAATCCAGATGAAAATTATGTCCTAACAGCTGAAAATTTGATCTTTGCAAAGCCACTACTTGAAAGCGTAGTGCAAAGCGGTCTAAGCAAGGGCGAGATCAAAAAAGAGTTTAAATCAAGCCTGCTTGAAAACGCCCACGCGATAAATCCACTAAACGGCAGAAAGTCGCGATTTTTACTAGGCGACCACGTCATGATGGACGGCGGTACCGGACTTGTTCATACAGCTCCAGGGCATGGCGAGGACGACTACTACGTATGTTTGAAATATGGCTTTAGTGAAATTTTGATGCCAGTTGATGATGGTGGCTGCTACGATGAGAGCTTGAAGCACCACGGACTATTTAGAAGCGACGTGGTAGATGAGTTTGTCGGTATGCACATCTTTAAAGCAAATGAGAAAATTTTAGAGCTACTTGGCAAAAATTTACTTAGTGTCTCTAAATTTAGACACTCTTATCCATTTTGCTGGAGAACGCATAAGCCTGTCATTTATAGAGCCACAAAGCAGTGGTTTATAGCTATGGACGAGGCTAAACTAGGTGGTAAAACGCTTAGGCAAACAGCGCTAAAAGAGCTTGAAAAGGTTAAATTCTACCCAAGCGTAGGCATAAAAAGAATAGGCTCGATGATAGAAAATCGCCCAGACTGGTGTATCTCTCGTCAGCGTGACTGGGGCGTGCCGATCGCGTTTTTCAGGGATAAAGCGACAAAAGAAGTTATATTTGATAGTGAAATTTTAGACCACATCGCAGGCATTTTCAAAGAAAAAGGCGCTGATGCGTGGTGGGCGCTAAGCATAGACGAGCTTTTACCAAAGGGCTCAAAATACAAAGCTGAAAATTTAGAAAAAGTGATGGACATCCTTGACGTTTGGTTTGATAGCGGCTCGACATGGCATGCTGTCTTACAAAGCGACAACTACGACGCTGGCAAATACCCTGCAAGCATGTATCTAGAGGGCTCAGACCAGCACCGCGGCTGGTTTCAAAGCTCGCTTTTAGTAAGCACAGCTGTAAATTCTCACGCACCTTATGAGAGCATACTAACTCACGGCTTTACCGTCGATGCCAAGGGCGAGAAGATGAGTAAGAGCAAGGGCAACGTCATCGCTCCACAAGACGTGGCCAAAACTCACGGCGTGGAAATTTTACGCCTTTGGGTTGGCATGAGTGATTATTCAAGTGATCTAAAAATAAGCGAAGATATATTAAAACAAATAAGCGAGCAATACCGCAAAATCCGCAACACGATCCGCTTTTTACTAGCAAACGTAAATGACCTTGAGAGCCTAAATACAGAGTTTAACATCCTTGATAAATGGATACTAGCACGCGCTAAAAAGGTCTTTGACGATGCGAGCGCTTGCTTTAAAAATTATGACTTTTCAAAGGGCTTTAACATCCTTTTAAATTTCCTTTCAGCCGATCTTAGCGGCGTATATCTTGACGTTTGCAAAGATAGACTTTACTGCGACGCAAAAGACGCCCCAAGAAGAAGATCAGCTCAAAGCGCAATGGCGATCATCACAAAGGCACTTTTGCCACTCATCGCTCCAACGCTTACTTACACCGTCGATGAGGTGATGGACTACGCTCCAAAGATCATCAAAGACGACGCAAAAGACGCGTTTGATCTAGTCTATGAGCCAATCATTTTTGACCTTAGCTTTGAAGATGAGATACTTTTTGCCAGCAGGGAGAAATTTAACGAGATCGTGGATGTTCTTAAAAAGGACAAAAAGATAAAATCAACTCTAGAGCTAAGCTTAGAGACCACAAACCACAGCATCACAGGCTACGACGAGCGCGAAGTGGCTGATCTTTATATGGTAAGCTCAGTTAGGCCTTATGATGATAGCGAGCCATTAGCTGAGTTTGAGCTAGAGGGCGATAAATTTAAGATCATAGCAAGCAACCTTCACAAATGCCCAAGATGCTGGAAATTTAACGCTAGCAAAGAAGACGCGCTATGCCCAAGATGTGAAGAAGTCATAAGTGCTAAGTGA
- the gatA gene encoding Asp-tRNA(Asn)/Glu-tRNA(Gln) amidotransferase subunit GatA produces MVTLKEALKFSAEEIKNLRAELEAKIIKEKELGAYVEQLANLEIAKLGEGVPIAIKDNIQVKGWNVTSASKILQGYVAPYNATVIEKLLGKNLAPFGRTNMDEFAMGSTTESSFYGKTLNPLNHAHVPGGSSGGSAAAVAAGLAVAALGSDTGGSIRQPAAFCGCVGFKPTYGRVSRYGLGAYSSSLDQIGPIAQNVEDAAILYDAIAGHDPKDSTSADVPFVSISDKIDGNKKLKICVIKNYVENASEQTKVALNLAIEKLKSHGHSVTYTNFEDSKYDVAAYYIIATAEASANLSRYDGVRYGRRAEARNLKELYINSRSEGFGDEVKRRILLGTFVLSSGYYDAYYIKAQKARAHIKAQYERILEENDLIFMPVAPSTAYKFGAHSDPLQAYLSDIYTISVNLAGLPAISVPVGKDDQNLNVSAQLIAKAWDEQTLINGAKSLENLIKG; encoded by the coding sequence GTGGTAACTTTAAAAGAAGCTTTGAAATTTTCAGCTGAAGAGATAAAAAATTTAAGAGCCGAGCTTGAGGCGAAGATCATAAAAGAAAAAGAGCTTGGTGCTTATGTCGAGCAGCTAGCAAATTTAGAGATAGCAAAACTAGGCGAGGGCGTGCCTATCGCTATAAAAGACAACATCCAAGTAAAAGGCTGGAACGTAACAAGTGCCTCAAAAATTTTACAAGGCTACGTAGCGCCTTATAACGCAACTGTCATCGAAAAGCTACTTGGTAAAAATTTAGCTCCATTTGGCCGCACAAATATGGATGAATTTGCGATGGGAAGCACGACTGAGAGCTCATTTTACGGCAAAACACTAAACCCACTAAATCACGCTCACGTTCCAGGCGGCAGTAGTGGCGGCTCAGCAGCAGCAGTCGCAGCTGGCCTTGCAGTCGCAGCACTTGGTAGCGATACTGGTGGCTCGATCCGCCAGCCAGCGGCATTTTGCGGATGTGTGGGCTTTAAGCCAACCTACGGTAGAGTGAGCAGATACGGCCTTGGCGCATACTCAAGCAGCCTTGATCAAATAGGCCCTATCGCTCAAAACGTAGAAGACGCAGCCATTTTATATGACGCGATCGCTGGACACGACCCAAAAGATAGCACGAGCGCAGATGTGCCGTTTGTTAGCATTAGCGACAAGATAGATGGCAACAAAAAGCTAAAAATTTGTGTCATCAAAAACTACGTAGAAAACGCAAGTGAGCAGACAAAAGTCGCTTTAAATTTAGCTATTGAAAAGCTAAAATCACACGGTCACAGCGTAACTTACACAAATTTTGAAGACTCAAAATATGACGTCGCTGCCTACTACATCATCGCAACCGCAGAGGCAAGCGCAAATTTAAGCCGCTACGATGGCGTAAGATACGGCAGGCGTGCAGAGGCTAGAAATTTAAAAGAGCTATATATCAACTCACGCTCAGAGGGCTTTGGTGACGAGGTGAAGAGGAGAATTTTACTTGGTACATTTGTGCTAAGTAGCGGATACTACGATGCTTACTACATCAAAGCGCAAAAAGCAAGAGCGCATATAAAAGCTCAGTATGAGAGAATTTTAGAAGAAAATGATCTCATCTTCATGCCAGTTGCCCCAAGCACAGCTTATAAATTTGGAGCACACAGCGATCCGCTTCAAGCCTATCTAAGCGACATTTACACGATCAGCGTAAATTTAGCAGGCCTGCCAGCTATCTCTGTGCCAGTTGGCAAAGATGATCAAAATTTAAACGTGAGCGCCCAGCTCATCGCAAAAGCGTGGGACGAACAGACCTTGATAAATGGTGCTAAGAGCCTAGAAAATTTAATAAAAGGATAA
- the guaB gene encoding IMP dehydrogenase, whose product MKIVKRALTFEDVLLVPQYSEILPKQVDVKTRISKNVTLNIPIVSAAMDTVTEHRTAIMMARLGGIGVIHKNMDIESQAKEVKRVKKSESGVIIDPIFINPEATVAEALSLMSDLHISGVPVIDKDRKLIGILTNRDLRFETNMSTLVKDRMTKAPLITAPKGCTLDDAEKIFSQNRVEKLPIVDKDGRLDGLITIKDLKKRKEYPNANKDSYGRLRVAAAIGVGQIERAKALVDAGVDVIVIDSAHGHSKGIIDTLKEVKANFNVDVVAGNIANPAAVKDLAEAGADGIKVGIGPGSICTTRIVAGVGVPQISAIDDCASEAAKYGIPVIADGGLKYSGDVAKALAAGAACVMAGSLLAGCEESPGELITFQGRQYKVYRGMGSIGAMTKGSSDRYFQEGTAQDKLVPEGIEGRVPFAGSIKDVIHQLIGGLRSAMGYVGAKDIPTLQERAEFVEITSAGLKESHVHDVVITHEAPNYKVN is encoded by the coding sequence ATGAAGATAGTAAAGAGAGCTTTAACGTTTGAAGATGTGCTTCTTGTGCCGCAATACTCTGAAATTTTGCCAAAGCAAGTTGATGTCAAAACCAGGATCAGCAAAAACGTCACGCTAAATATCCCAATCGTCTCTGCTGCGATGGATACGGTGACTGAGCATAGAACTGCTATCATGATGGCAAGGCTGGGCGGTATCGGCGTCATCCACAAAAATATGGACATCGAAAGCCAAGCAAAAGAGGTCAAACGCGTTAAAAAAAGCGAAAGTGGCGTTATCATCGATCCTATCTTTATAAATCCAGAAGCGACCGTGGCTGAAGCTCTAAGCCTTATGTCAGATCTTCATATTTCAGGCGTTCCAGTCATCGACAAAGACCGCAAACTAATAGGAATTTTAACAAACCGCGATTTGAGATTTGAAACAAATATGAGCACTTTGGTAAAAGACCGCATGACAAAAGCACCGCTTATAACTGCACCAAAGGGCTGCACGCTTGATGATGCGGAGAAAATTTTCTCTCAAAATAGGGTTGAGAAACTACCTATCGTCGATAAAGATGGCAGACTTGACGGCCTTATCACCATAAAAGATCTAAAAAAACGCAAAGAGTATCCAAACGCAAATAAAGATAGCTACGGCAGGCTTCGTGTGGCTGCGGCTATTGGCGTGGGTCAGATAGAGCGCGCTAAAGCACTTGTTGATGCTGGCGTAGATGTCATCGTCATCGACTCAGCTCACGGCCACTCAAAGGGCATCATCGACACTTTAAAAGAGGTAAAAGCAAATTTTAATGTCGATGTCGTAGCTGGCAATATCGCAAATCCAGCAGCCGTAAAAGACCTAGCAGAAGCAGGAGCGGACGGCATAAAAGTGGGCATCGGACCAGGATCTATTTGTACTACAAGGATCGTTGCTGGCGTTGGTGTGCCTCAAATTTCAGCGATCGATGACTGCGCAAGCGAAGCAGCGAAATATGGCATCCCAGTTATCGCTGACGGTGGTTTAAAATACTCAGGTGACGTGGCAAAAGCCCTTGCAGCAGGTGCAGCTTGCGTTATGGCTGGTAGCTTACTTGCAGGATGTGAAGAGAGCCCGGGCGAGCTCATCACTTTCCAAGGCCGCCAGTATAAAGTATATCGCGGCATGGGCTCAATAGGCGCTATGACAAAGGGCAGTTCAGACCGCTACTTCCAAGAGGGCACCGCTCAAGACAAGCTTGTACCTGAAGGCATCGAAGGCCGTGTGCCATTTGCTGGCAGCATAAAAGATGTGATCCATCAGCTAATAGGCGGCCTAAGAAGCGCTATGGGCTATGTTGGCGCAAAAGATATCCCAACTCTTCAAGAAAGAGCTGAATTTGTCGAGATAACAAGCGCAGGACTAAAAGAGAGCCACGTCCACGACGTAGTTATCACTCACGAGGCACCAAACTACAAAGTTAATTAG
- the metX gene encoding homoserine O-acetyltransferase MetX — translation MLDLQTRTIKFNEPLYLESGRMLSNFKLIYETYGTLDADKSNVIVICHALTGSHHAAGTYAGDEKAGWWDGLIGSKKAVDTDKFYVICVNILGSCFGSTSPLSVDRSSGKEYRLNFPVLAISDVVKAQMRLFSELGITRARAVIGGSLGGMQALCYAIEFPEFAQDIIMLASTYQTKPWAIAFNKIAIEAILNDENFKNGEYDVEFIRKNGLKGMAYGRMAGHISFLSPDSMDKKFGRNYVETDGLYDLFGHFQVDRYMEYNGYNFPKRFDPLSYLYIVKMMNIFDCTRHYDSLKDALAPIKANLHLIAFKGDLLFPPSCMREIYDALCEMGREAKTNFIEIDSNYGHDAFLVEIEKFDGYIKNILKG, via the coding sequence GTGTTAGACCTGCAAACTAGAACTATTAAATTTAACGAGCCACTCTATCTTGAGAGTGGCCGTATGCTATCAAATTTCAAGCTTATTTATGAGACTTACGGCACGCTAGATGCTGATAAAAGCAACGTTATCGTGATCTGCCACGCCCTAACTGGCTCACACCACGCTGCTGGCACCTACGCAGGCGATGAGAAAGCTGGCTGGTGGGACGGGCTAATAGGCAGCAAAAAGGCGGTTGATACCGATAAATTTTACGTTATTTGCGTAAATATCTTAGGCTCGTGCTTTGGCTCGACTTCGCCGTTAAGCGTTGATCGAAGTAGCGGCAAAGAGTATAGGCTAAATTTCCCAGTCCTTGCCATAAGTGACGTGGTAAAGGCGCAGATGAGGCTATTTAGCGAACTTGGCATCACAAGGGCAAGAGCTGTGATAGGCGGCAGTCTTGGCGGTATGCAGGCACTTTGCTACGCTATCGAGTTTCCAGAATTTGCGCAAGATATCATAATGCTTGCAAGCACCTATCAGACGAAGCCTTGGGCGATAGCGTTTAACAAGATCGCCATCGAAGCCATTTTAAACGATGAAAATTTCAAAAACGGCGAATACGACGTGGAATTTATAAGAAAAAATGGGCTAAAAGGCATGGCTTACGGCAGGATGGCAGGGCACATCAGCTTCTTAAGCCCTGATAGCATGGATAAAAAATTTGGACGCAACTACGTCGAAACTGACGGCCTTTACGATCTTTTTGGGCATTTTCAGGTCGATCGCTACATGGAGTATAACGGCTACAACTTCCCAAAGAGGTTTGACCCGCTAAGCTACCTATATATCGTAAAGATGATGAATATCTTTGACTGCACAAGGCACTACGATAGCCTAAAAGACGCGCTTGCGCCGATCAAAGCAAATTTGCACCTTATCGCATTTAAGGGCGATCTACTCTTTCCGCCAAGCTGCATGAGAGAAATTTATGACGCACTTTGCGAGATGGGCAGAGAGGCAAAGACAAATTTTATAGAGATAGATAGCAATTACGGCCACGACGCCTTTTTGGTCGAGATAGAAAAATTTGATGGATATATAAAAAATATATTAAAAGGATAG
- the xseB gene encoding exodeoxyribonuclease VII small subunit, giving the protein MEQKEQSFEEKLALADKILNDLNKDDVSLENSIKLHEQGKKLLNEAREILENAKLSIKQVDDE; this is encoded by the coding sequence ATGGAGCAAAAAGAGCAAAGTTTTGAAGAGAAATTAGCCCTTGCAGATAAAATTTTAAACGATCTAAACAAAGATGATGTGAGCTTAGAAAACAGCATAAAGCTGCACGAACAGGGCAAAAAACTCTTAAACGAGGCAAGAGAAATTTTAGAAAACGCAAAACTTAGCATAAAGCAGGTGGATGATGAGTAA
- a CDS encoding carbon-nitrogen hydrolase family protein, translating to MSKICALQLPTQPLSEARLDYYLKICADENARLVVLGEYVLNSFFKELASMPKSLIKEQSERKKEALFAMAKKYDLNIIAPIINLKGKEIFKSLAKFSQTQVKLYDQQILMSYAHWNEAKFFSNASEELNLPIFTYDKFKVGVMFGYEAHFDICWAYMSAKKVDIVLVPTACTFFSQARWEELLKVRAFTNNLYVLRVNRVGSHKSEDEQWSFYGDSMLISPFGEVKNRLGKNEEMMIDELSKKELSEARSTWGFMQIEAKFKR from the coding sequence ATGAGTAAAATTTGCGCCCTTCAGCTACCAACGCAGCCCTTAAGCGAGGCGAGGCTTGATTATTACCTTAAAATTTGCGCGGACGAAAACGCAAGACTGGTTGTGCTTGGCGAATACGTGCTAAATAGCTTCTTTAAAGAGCTTGCCAGCATGCCAAAAAGCCTCATAAAAGAGCAGAGCGAGCGCAAAAAAGAGGCACTCTTTGCGATGGCAAAAAAGTATGATCTAAACATCATCGCACCTATCATAAATTTAAAAGGCAAGGAGATTTTTAAGAGCCTAGCCAAATTTAGCCAAACACAAGTAAAACTATATGACCAGCAAATTCTCATGTCTTATGCACACTGGAACGAGGCGAAGTTTTTTAGCAACGCAAGCGAGGAGCTAAATTTACCCATCTTTACATACGATAAATTTAAGGTTGGCGTCATGTTTGGTTACGAGGCGCACTTTGACATTTGCTGGGCGTATATGAGCGCTAAAAAGGTCGATATCGTGCTTGTGCCAACGGCTTGCACGTTTTTTTCTCAGGCGCGCTGGGAGGAGCTTTTAAAGGTTAGAGCCTTTACAAACAACCTCTATGTGCTTCGCGTAAATCGCGTGGGGAGCCACAAGAGCGAGGACGAGCAGTGGAGTTTTTACGGCGATTCGATGCTCATTAGTCCATTTGGCGAGGTTAAGAACAGGCTTGGTAAAAATGAAGAGATGATGATCGATGAGCTTAGCAAAAAGGAGCTTAGCGAGGCTAGAAGCACCTGGGGCTTTATGCAGATAGAGGCTAAATTTAAAAGATGA
- a CDS encoding DNA-3-methyladenine glycosylase I, whose translation MKRCAWAEKSEFSRSYHDFEWGRAVKDDKKFFEMLILEGFQAGLSWDYVLRKRAGLAQILDGFDAKKIANYDEAKLQSLLSDDRAIKNRLKIYSLPKNAKAFLELCAEFGSFYNYIYKFTNGKRVINDIKSAKDMPASSELSERISKDMKKRGFKFVGAVIIYSFLQGVGIIDDHENECFCKGISE comes from the coding sequence ATGAAGCGCTGCGCCTGGGCTGAAAAGAGCGAGTTTAGCAGGAGCTATCACGACTTTGAGTGGGGCAGGGCAGTTAAAGATGATAAGAAATTTTTTGAAATGCTCATTTTAGAGGGCTTTCAAGCGGGTCTTAGCTGGGACTATGTGCTACGAAAAAGAGCTGGGCTTGCTCAAATTTTAGACGGCTTTGATGCAAAAAAGATCGCTAACTATGACGAGGCAAAGCTTCAAAGCCTTCTAAGTGACGATAGAGCGATCAAAAACCGCCTTAAAATTTACTCTCTGCCAAAAAATGCCAAGGCTTTTTTAGAGCTTTGTGCTGAGTTTGGCTCGTTTTATAACTACATCTATAAATTTACAAATGGCAAACGCGTGATAAATGACATAAAAAGCGCCAAAGATATGCCAGCAAGTAGTGAGCTCTCAGAGCGCATCTCAAAAGATATGAAAAAGCGTGGCTTTAAATTTGTAGGTGCTGTGATCATCTACTCGTTTTTACAAGGCGTTGGCATCATCGATGATCACGAAAATGAGTGCTTTTGTAAAGGAATTTCGGAGTGA
- a CDS encoding MmcQ/YjbR family DNA-binding protein, whose translation MKRSEIEKYIKEKFDILGEQIFPKYPKFSVFRHKKNKKWFALLMQLSASKLDLESDEMIDVLNLKCSPDLAMVLVDEKQIFKAYHMNKKHWISVNLNSKISQKTVFDLIDESFSLSK comes from the coding sequence TTGAAACGAAGCGAGATTGAAAAATATATAAAAGAGAAATTTGACATTTTGGGTGAGCAAATTTTCCCAAAATATCCAAAATTTAGCGTATTTCGTCACAAGAAAAACAAGAAGTGGTTTGCGCTACTTATGCAGCTAAGCGCTAGCAAGCTAGATCTTGAAAGTGACGAGATGATCGATGTTTTAAATCTAAAATGTAGCCCTGATCTAGCCATGGTGCTAGTTGATGAGAAGCAAATTTTTAAAGCATATCACATGAATAAAAAGCACTGGATAAGCGTAAATTTAAACTCCAAAATCTCACAAAAAACCGTTTTTGACCTGATAGATGAAAGCTTTAGCTTAAGCAAATAA